The genomic interval agagcactgcataacgggtgccaacactcCGCTGCAggtgcatttttttataaatgaaagcttgtcagaaattattattaatttttttagaggtcacagtgaccttgacctttgaccttgtgacccaaatatgggtcaggcgtatagaactcatcaaggtgcagctacatattaagtttcaaagttgtaggtggaagcacttagattttatagccaatgttcaaaacctcgacaaaatgttaaggttttagcacgacgtagacggcggacgacacgacacgacgagctggctataacaatacctcgggttttctccgaaaacagccgagctaaaaatgacttaCACCCAAACAACCCTTTGTCAGCTAACATTCAATGATAACAAACTCATGAGAGTTTGGACCATTCAGGATGATAAAAGAGCAACAAACTCATGAAAGTGTGGACCATTAAGGATAAAACAAGGGAAAATAACCCAGAAAAGTGTACATTACTACAGATAAAACTAGGGAaaataactcaggaaagtgtAAATTACTACAGATAAAACAAGGGAaaataactcaggaaagtgtACATTACTACAGATAAAACAAGGGAAAATAACCCAGGAAAGTGTAAATTACTACAGATAAAACAAGGGAAATTAACCCAGGAAAGTGTAAATTACTACAGATAAAACAAGGGAaaataactcaggaaagtgtAAATAACTACAGATGAAACAAGGGAAAATAACTCTGGAATATGTAAATTACTAAGgatgaaacacaaacaaataactcaggaaagtgtGTATCACTAGGAAATaaacaagggcaaataactcaggaaagtgtGGATCACTAGGAAAGAAttaagggcaaataactcaggaaagtgtGTATCACTAGGAAAGAAACAAGGGCAAAAAACTCAGGAAAGTGTGGATCACTAGGAAATaaacaagggcaaataactcaggaaagtgtGTATCACTAGGAAAGaaacaagggcaaataactcaggaaagtgtGGATCACTAGGAAAGaaacaagggcaaataactcaggaaagtgtGGATCACTATGAAAGAAACaggggcaaataactcaggaaagtgtGGATCACTAGGAAAGaaacaagggcaaataactcaggaaagtgtGGATCACTAGGGAAGaaacaagggcaaataactcaggaaagtgtGAATCACTAGGAAAGaaacaagggcaaataactcaggaaagtgtGGATCACTAGGGAAGaaacaagggcaaataactcaggaaagtgtGGATCACTAGGAAAGaaacaagggcaaataactcaggaaagtgtGGATAATTGACTGTAATGGGCACAGGGTGGGTGCTCATTTGGTTAACAAAGTCCATGGATGTGTTTATCCATTTCTGAAGTTGACCAATATAGTCATAACGGAAAGACAATGTTGGAATAAATGTTGACCACAAGAACAGACTTGTGTCCACAGTCTTcgtcaatttatttataatgatataaaacaGTTCTATTGGACAGATCGATGTCGCAAAATATATGTCTGGATCCGGAACACGAGATTTCGGACTTAACGAGGGAAAATACTGCATAATTAATCCGTTCCCCTTGACCTTCGTCCAAATTGCGAGTTTTCCGGACTATCTAATTCTGGATTAACGCGGTTCACTGTAAttgaataagaaaaataaaaatttgagTAAGTTTCCAGGGCACGTGTCCATCCCTACAAATTATACACAGTTTGATAAGTTTTAGTGTCTTAATTACTTATTATAAAAAGCAGGTTATCCGCAGTTGGTAAGactctttaaaatgtttgtataagtTTGTGGTTGAACCTACTTCCACATATCTCAAGCCATCAAGCAtcgcagttttatgttttattttcattgccTTTAACACCCTTGATTTGTAACTATGTGAAGTTACCAACTTACAGCTCGTGTGCCACCCATGGCAACATCTTTTCACTGCGGCAGTATCACACAagatacacgcagtcctcatggtgtgtacatgtactacaacacggtttaacagttacgcgtttttgtaattatattgtttaacaacatttgattttttaaactaaataaatgtctgcgtaacaagaaaatatcattcttgatgCGAAATAAGCATGTAAATGTACGTAAACATCAGGTGTTTGTCATAGGGTAAGTATTAAACTCTTGTCAAAACTGCACTGGTTTGATAATCTGGAAGATTCGTTAATCCAGAAATTTCTGCCGGAACGGACGTTTCCGGATAAAAGCCGGTTCACTGTATTAAGATCCAAATGTCACAACTTTGGaaagtctgaaaaacaaaatattgcccccttggtgcaaaaaaaGTGTAGTTGAAATTAAATGTCACACAGTACCTTTGTTAGGTGAGGatgtaacaaacactgacctcattgttggctgagggtgtaacaaacactgacctcattgttaGGTGAGGATataacaaacactgacctcattgttaGGTGAGGGTGAAACAAACACTGACTTCATTGTAAGGTGAGGATGTAACGaacactgacctcattgttaggtgagggtgtaacaaacactgacctcattgttggctgagggtgtaacaaacactgacctcattgttaGGTGAGGatgtaacaaacactgacctcattgtCAGGTGAGGGTGTAACAAACACTGACATCATTGTTGGGTGAGGttgtaacaaacactgacctcattgttgGTTGAGAatgtaacaaacactgacctaATTGTTGAGTGAGGGTGTAAcaacactgacctcattgttatgtgagggtgtaacaaacactgacctcattgttaTGTGAGGGTGTAACAAACACTGACAGCATTGTTAGATGAGGGTGTAACATTCACTGACCTCATTGTAAGGTGAGGatgtaacaaacactgacctcattgttgGGTGAGAGTGTAACAAAAACTGACCTCATTGTTTATGTGAGGatgtaacaaacactgacctcattgttgggtgagggtgtaacaaacactgacctcatAGTTGGGTGAGggtgtaacaaacactgacctcattgttgGGTGAGGGCAGACAGTCCTCCAATGGCACCTCGAACATCCCTCCGGTCTCAGGTACGACTGCAATTTGCCCGGTGGACGAACTCGAGCCCATGTGCTTCTTAATGCTCTTCCCTAGCTTACCCTTCCACGTCTTCGGCTTCCCGGTGTCCTCTATGAATGAAACAGACAAGGATCCCTTTGAGCCTGCAGGGGTTTTTATGCTATGTAaaaaaaggccttaaaatggaCCCAATCCCAAATTGGTTATTTTTATCTGAAATGTCAATAACAAGTAACACATTTTCCCCAGATTGCTGTGTAATAACAACTCACCAAGTTTATCCCCGGACACTGTCTTGCGTCGCTTGATGCTGGGAGACTGCGGCACCTTCTGTTTGATAACAGAGAGTTTCTTGGTGATCTTATGGGCGGGGGTTGGGGACGTGTTGTTCCCCAGGGTTGGTCCCGACTCGGTAAGCTCCTGGCTCTTGCGGATAATCAGCTCGGCGTTTGTAACACCAttggcctgtcaaataaacaacagtatattacacaccattggcctgtcaaataaacaacaagagTATATTATACACCAttggcctgtcaaataaacaacaagagTATATTATACACCATTGGCCTGTCAAACAAACAACAGTATATTACACACCAATGGCCTGTCAAATAAACAGCAGTATATTACACACCATTGGCCTGTCGAATAAACAACAGTATATTACACACCAttggcctgtcaaataaacaacagtatattacacaccaacaccattggcctgtcaaataaacaacagtatattACACACCATTGGCCTGTCAAAGAAAAAATGGTATATTACACACCATTGAcctgtcaaataaacaacagtatattACACAAAAttggcctgtcaaataaacaacaagagTATATTACACACAATTGGCctgtcaaataaaaaacaagagtaTATTACACACAATTGGCAtgtcaaataaacaacagtataaCTCACACCAttggcctgtcaaataaacaTCAGTATATTACACCTCATTGGCCTGTCAAATAACAACAGTATATTACAATCCATTGAcctgtcaaataaacaacagtatatCTCACACCAAtggcctgtcaaataaacaacagtatattacacaccattggcctgtcaaataaacaacagtatatAACACACAAAtggcctgtcaaataaacaacagtatatCTCACTTCCTTGCCTGTTGTTTGCCTTAAACAACAACATGGGATGTTTGTATCTATGTTTGCCTGTCAATAAAACAACACTGTTTGTCCGATCTTTTGCTAGTCAATTTATCAACAATATTGTTTGTCCCTCCCTTTTcctaaaattaaacaacaacattgtttgACCTTATGTTTTTCAGTCAATTAAACAACATTCTACAGGTGTGTGATTTTGGAACCATCTCTCGGAAGTAAAATGCTATACCCTTCTTATAGAGTTGACAGTGATTTATTTCAGCTAAATTGCATCGGAATACTAAAGCTTATGGAAACACTGGTCCTTTTCCTGACTTGGcctctttggggaagatctaaagaacgcttccacagtggggatagaACCTGCGACCTCCCCTCAGTATAGTTGACAAAACatttcacttttaaataaatCCAGAAAAATTAGTACTTTTTTATCAACCCTGAGCGATAAAGGGTTAACCCATTCCCACTAAgaggcaaagtggaaatggctttgGCTAAGTAatttgcagtctgttcaagttttatgctgtttgctggtcatcagtatcttaattttggaaataaaaccattaaaacttgaatctagtaagaaaggttatTTATTAAGTTTAACCTTTTTTTAAGGGGCTACAAACGCGTCAAAACACGTATCTATGTGGTCAAAATATGCATCCTGGTGGTCAAAATATGCATGTAAGTGTTTAACTGTtagtatctaagttgtaaagggttagtacctacatgtaagtggtaaagctgagtatcgaagtggtaaagggtttgtatttaagtggtaaaggttaagtatcaaagtggtaaagggttattatCAAAGTGATAAAGGGTTAGTATCCATGTGGTAAAGTGTTattatctaagtggcaaagggttagtatataagtggtaaatggttagtatctaagtggaaaagggttagtatctaagtggaaaagggttagtATCTAACTGGTAACTggttagtatctaagtggtaaagtgttattatctaagtggtaaagtgttattatctaagtggtaaattgttattatctaagtggtaaagggttagtatctaagtggtaaagggttggtatctaagtggtaaagggttaggatctaagtggtaaagtgttattatctaagtggttaaggtttaatatctaagtggtaaagggttagtatctaagtggaaaagggtttgTATCTAACTGGTAACTGGTTAGTaagtaagtggtaaagggtaagaatctaagtggtaaagggttagtatctaagtggtacagggttgACTCACGTCAAGGTCTGGATTATTGTTGGCGCTGATGTGTCGTATCCAGACTAGCATGTCCATCTGGTCATCGGCCTGGAGCAGGTACTCCGACCCGTTGTACGTCTTCAGTCGGAACACGTTCTTGCGCTTGGTGTAGCTGTGGGCAATGTCTACGATACAGGACTTCACGGAGATTGGCTGCTCTTCGTATGAGAACACGCTCGTCTGAAACAAGACACggtagtttgtttgtttttctctcAATTTTTGGAGCGGGACCAGGTCcctttgatttgaaaaaaaagcctgtcattttaactaaaattgagaaattaatgatgttgtggggttttttgctaacaattattgagaatacaaattaataatttattatgtttcaaTCAATGCAGCTGGATAGAGATGAACTGTAAACAataaaccgtcggagacaggtgttgctccccaaaggttgttttttttgtcacaatattgaactatatattcagataaaaggaaaagtagggacaagaattgcactatatgcacaatttatagaaaatttcaaagggccataactctgtgaaaaatcatccaaccagaaccggctgataatatgcacatctcctcttggcagtgaagcttcccataaagttttattgaattctgatcatttattgctgagaaacagtccggacaaaaattgtgcatggacggacggacacacacgcacagacagacgaagtggcgactatatgctcccaccaaaaattgggggggggggggcataaaaagagattaatgatttgtttacttttattttgttgtaaaaacCTTCAACTGGGATTTTTAGGGCGTCATTTGGGAAAAACAAATATACGTTTTAAGATTGGATATTGGGCAAAATTTGGGTCCCATATCTGACCAAAAAAACACTGTACCTAAATGTCATCCTTTGAGTGTCAGCAAGGTTAACTTAACCAAGTATTAGCTTTGCaatatacaatttgcataaaGACCTGTTTTCCCAGCGTGCGTCTAATGTAATAAAACCAATATTGATGTTTACCTATTATGGACTAAGCAGTGAAATATAAAACCAATATTGATGTTTACCTATTATGGACTAAGCAGTGAAATATACAAGGGCCTATGCAGTGATAAATTCATGGGAGATAAATTAGTTTTTTACTGTGGTTTATTTGTTACTGAAAAAATAGAGTAAATTAATAAGTTGACAATTCTTGATTTCAATGGCATCAAATTTTGAAAAAACTGTGTTATATGTATCACAAAAACGTCATCCCCCACCaaacaaattatgtttaaaaaaaggctTTAAAagcatttagtttaaacttttttatttaagcttgattgcattgaaagtacttacttcttatttgaaacgctctctagtccgtttcctgggcctagtactagtacttggtatcttttggggagatctaaacaATGCTCCCACATTTgtgatcaaaccagtgacctcctgGTCGATAGACGAACACCATTACCATAATACCACCTTGACCATTTTAtcaaaagcatttaataaaaagctTTCCTTTTTGTGTTATTCTGTGGGGGATAACACTCATATCATTCCTGATACACTGACACCCTGGTTGCGTTCCAAATAAATTGATGAATTCACACTGACACTTCAAACAAGGTTCTTAATTGTGCAGCACCGTAATAGACATGATCCTCACTCTgcaaaaatgcatgtgtgtaaagtgctatccaagattagcctgtgcaaaccacacaggctaatctgggaccagactttccacttttatgctatatgtttcgttttaagaaagtctcttctaagcaaaaatccagtttaaacggaaaatgttgtccctgattagcctgtgcagactgcacaggctgatatggaacaacattttaggcacatgcattaaaaccccttttcagaAAGTCTGACTCAAATAAAAGTGCAGGAAAGTAGACATGTAACTAGCCAACAAAAGGCAACAGATTTGGTTCGTGGAATCTGAAGAATTTCAAGCAAAAATAAACCAAAAGTCTTTTGCAAAGAAAATCATCCAATCACACAAATTTGCTGTTTGAGAGAAACTACATTTTTCTGCAGAGCCCAAATTTgctataaaacaagatgtgtttgtgaaacacaatgtccccctatatgatgtttgaccttgtaggatgaccttgaccttgttaaggatgaccttgacctttcaccactcaaaatgtgcagctccatgagatacacatgcatgccaaatatcaagttgctatcttcaatattgcaaaagtattcataaaataagcgatttgggccacatgtatttgacctctgacgttgaaggatgaccttgaccttgacctttcaccactcaaaatgtgcagctccatgagatacacatgcatgccaaatatcaagt from Dreissena polymorpha isolate Duluth1 chromosome 1, UMN_Dpol_1.0, whole genome shotgun sequence carries:
- the LOC127876042 gene encoding rho GTPase-activating protein 21-like → MSILVAHALPVKVRAGSQTSVFSYEEQPISVKSCIVDIAHSYTKRKNVFRLKTYNGSEYLLQADDQMDMLVWIRHISANNNPDLDANGVTNAELIIRKSQELTESGPTLGNNTSPTPAHKITKKLSVIKQKVPQSPSIKRRKTVSGDKLEDTGKPKTWKGKLGKSIKKHMGSSSSTGQIAVVPETGGMFEVPLEDCLPSPNNEVSVCYTLTQL